The sequence cTGCGATTGGCTGAGTGAGGCCAAGCGAGCAGGACGTGCCAGCTTACTTTCTGCAGCGCGAGTGCGATATTGGTCACGTGCCACAGGGCTGCGGGGCAACTCAGTTATGTGCCGCAGGGCTTGCAAAGGTCTGGCAAGATATTGAAGCGCAAGACTGGGCTGAGGTGAAGCTCGCAATCACCAGCAGTGCTTTGACAATGCACCTATGTGTCCAAACGAGCCGAATGACCTACAgcaatcacccccccccctcccccacgcTGCCGGTGAATGCGAGGTTCAGTCTTTTGCTTCAATATCTCGCCAAACCTTTGCAGGCCCTGTGGCACATGACGGAGTTGCCCTGCAGGGAGGATGTCGGGGAAAACTCGCCGATGCTCGGCCGCTCCCCCTCTTTCATGTCTTTAAATCAGCCTCCTCgactttttttgtctccaaAAGATACATTCCCAAATCAAAGACTGTTCCCTCTTATGTGGTTTGAAAGGGGAAAACTTGACTGTCCTTGTGTGTGTAGTTTGTGCGGCGTGATTCCAGGCCTGAGCAACGTGTTGCTGCCTCGCATGAACCCCTTCGTCCTTATCAACCTGGCGGGGGCGCTCTCCCTCTGTGTGACCTACATGCTCATCGAGATCAAGTAGGAGCTTTCCCGGCAGCGCAAGCCTTTGCCGCACCGCCCGCTCCGGGCCTGGTTGACGCCtgctgtgtgcatgtgcgtgtgtgctcgCAGTGACTACAAGGGGGTGGACACAGCGTCGGCGGTGGCCATTGCCCTCATGACCTTTGGCACCATGTACCCCATGAGTGTTTACAGCGGCAAAGTGCTGCTTCAGGTAACTCAGTGTCAGGCATGGCTTGCTTTCTGCCTGCAAGTTATTTGAAGATATATGCTAATATGCAGGATGACTTGATTGACTGGcttttaaaagctttttttcttttcttttacgACTCTCGTTCTTGCTGagccttttctttttggctCTGTTCGACATTTGTCCTCCTTGGCGTTGTTCTTGATCATGTGACTGTCTCCCCGCAGACCACGCCCTCTCACGTCATCGGCCAGTTAGACAAGCTGCTTCGAGAGGTCAGTCCCACGTGCGCAACCGTGCGTACTCGGCAGTAAGATGCAATTGGCTCACTGCTCGTCTCTGCGTCCAATCAGGTATCGACGCTTGACGGCGTGCTGGAAGTTCGCAACGAACATTTCTGGACACTGGGATTTGGATCTCTGGTACTTTCTGCTTCTTCACTTGACTTTGATTGTCGTTTTGTCTCAAAGTCTTTTTGTCtgtcttcccccccccccctttttttctgaccccccccccccaaaaattgtTGCGCTGCCTTTAACGCTTCAGTTTCTGGGGTGATATTTTTCAAGAGCGTAAAGTTGTGTACATCCTTGTCGCTGGTTTTCATGGCAACAgcagtctttgtgtgtgtggttggtGTTGGGGCTTGtcctgctttgtgtgtgtgtgcgtgtgtgcgtggggtCTGCAGGGGCGCactcttctgtgtgtgtggttggtGCAAGGGCTTGTGCtgcttggtgtgtgtgtgcatgtgcatgtcCGTGCGCGAGATGTCGCTCAGTGTGTGTACACAAACTAGTTGGTCGACTGCTAACAGAGCATTTGTCCAAACTCATTTGATCCTTGAGTGCCCGATGCCCCCCAGGGATCGTGTGTGTAgttgtgtgtgcctgtgtgtgtgtttgtttgtttgtgtgcgtgcgtgcgtgcgtgcgtacgtgcAAGACAAACGCTTGATATTTAcagttgatttgaaaacggacattcatatttttcttcaaagaaaaatgaaaataaaaaaagtgaaactagAGCGATTCATTCAGCATGGGACCACATGTAACCTGTGACGTGTCACATGACCTCGTATAACAATGTTGAACATGTAACAAGCGTTGCAAAATGTGAACGAGTGGGTTGGTTAGTGCGAGGTGCTCACACTGCCCGGCCGCTGTGTTTTCAGGCGGGCTCCGCCCACGTGCGCATCCGCCGGGACGCCAACGAGCAGCTGGTCCTGGCGCACGTGACCAATCGTCTGCTGCCACTCGTGTCCACGCTGACGGTGCAGATCTTCAAAGACGATTGGACACGGCCCCTTCTCGCGTCCCTGAGCGGCCCGCCTGCGGGCGCCGCCGCCGAAGCTTATGCCGCCCTTACCTCTCTGCCGCCGGCGCCACTGGATTCTGACCCGCTGACGTCGACGCCCTCCAAGCCCAGCGGCCCGCCGCCTGAGTTCGCCTTTGACACGCCAGGCCGGAACGCTCAGCCCGTGCTGCTCCCGGCGAGCGCTCACCGGCACCAGCATCAGCGTGCTCACGGGCTCTACCGGGGCCTGGCCTATGCCGGGGCGCCCCTGGGCCTCCGCATGCCAGGACTGGGCGGTGGATATGGACTCGAGGGGGCTGACTACAGAAATCTGGGGAGCTTCGCCCACCCGTACAGACATTACACCCCCAAATGATTGGGCTGAGGGCACGCGTCCCCATAGACGAATCAGAACTCTGTGGAACTCTGACGTTGCGCAGGAGTTTGTTGtaaaacctttttattttacattttgaaaataatgtggTCGATAAACTGCCCTTGATTTTGTGTACAAAGCCTTCATCGCAAGTGGGAATAAACATAATTTAAGGCTTCGTCGCCCGGCCTCAGTGAGTGCGGTTCATCGTAACTGAGTAAGGTTCATCATACACAGGTGCGCGCTGCCCGATCATCACATGGCTCTATATGCTTTTTGTGATGGCATTGCGTGGTTTCGTATTGCCATGTGgtactgtatttttgttgctgttgttgtatTTCGACATGATTGTGTTTTCTTGTGTAGTGCCCTACAGATTGTTTTATAATATTTGTAAATAGGGCCGGTGTACTGCCGGGCTGACTGGAACCGTGACAAAAACTTCTTGTTTGTGGTTTTGCTGCCAGATATCCCAGAAATACTTGTATTCGATTTGTGTTTTACAATATACCACGATTATTGTAATAATTGAATTATTTGTCGTTGTTTCCCTCCATTAATCAAGgaatgaaatacaaacaaaacatgtttccATCTATTTTCATGTGACATCCGCTTTTGTGTCGCCGTGCTTGTCACTTTATCTTCAAGTGGTTGCGTTTGCTCATCCTGCTTCTCCCCGGTGGTCATGTGTCTCTGCCAGGAGGGGGCGCCAAGACCCACTTCAGTCGTCCGTCCACTCAAAAGAGTTGactgacatatatatatatatatatatatatatgtctcagaaaattagaatattgtgataaagttctttattttctgtaatgcaattaaaaaaacaaaaatgtcatacattctggattcattacaaatcaactgaaatattgcaagccttttattattgcGGAGTATGACTTACagcttaaaaaaatgcaaaaatcctatctcaaaaaattttaatatttcctcagaccaagtaaaaaaagatttaaaacagctaaacaaaatcaaacatttgaaaatgtccattaatgcactcagtacttggttgggaatccttttgcacggattactgcatcaatgcggcgtggcatggaggcaatcagccagtggcattgctgaggtgttatggatgcccaggatgcttcaatagcggcctttagctcatttgcatagttgggtctggtgtctttcagcttcttcttcacaataccccactaattctctatggggttcaggtcaggggaattggcaggccaatcgaggacagtaatgccatggtcagtacaccatttacaggtggttttggaactgtgggcaggtgccagatcatgctggaaaaggaaatcatcatctccatagagcttttcagcagacggaagcatgtagtgctctaaaatctcttggtacacagctgcatttactctggacttgatgaaacacagtggaccaacaccagcagctgactggctccccaaaccatcccTGACTGGGAACTttacactggatttcaagcaacttggattttgctcctctccagcctttctccagactctggcgccttgacttccaaatgaaatacaaaacttgctttcgtctgaaaagaggactttggaccactctgcaactgtccagtgcttcttttccatagcccaagtgaGACGCTTtttccgttgtcttgagttcagaagtggcttgaccatgggaatacggctattgtagcccatttcccggacacgtctgtgaacagtggcttttgatacctgggcttcagcttcagtccactgtctatgaagctcccccaaattctggaagcgactcttcttcacaatgctgttaaggctgcggtcatctctcttggttgtgcagcgtttcctgccacatttcccccttcccacagactttttgtggatgtgctttgaacctgcactctgtgaacagcttgctcttcgAGAAAttcctttttgtgtcttaccctcttGATGGAgagtgtcaatgatggtcctctggacagcagtcagatcagcagtcttccccatacttgtgatttagtttactgaaccaaactgagtgtttttcaaggctcaggaaacccttgcaggtgtttcgagttaattagaccaTTCAAGtcattagttgaataccctactagtatactttttcatgatattctaatattttgggataggatatttgagttttcttaaactGTATggcataatcagcaatattaaaataataaaaggcttgcaatattttagTTGggttgtaatgaatccagaatgtatgacatttttgtttttttaattgcattacagaaaatacagaactttatcacaatattcaaattttctgagacagtcctgtatatatgatatatatcTGCAGatatgtatatatgcatatgtatatatcgcgtgtgtgtgtgtgtgtgtgtgtgtgtgtgtgtgtgtgtgtgtgtgtgtgtgtgtgtgtgtgtgtgtgtgtgtgtgtgtgtgtgtgtgtgtgtgtgtggcgttACGGTGTGCCCGTTATTTTGCAATTAGACAATATTTAATGGTATAAatgtgcgttttttttcaaattccctTTGCTTCGTCCATCATCGTCATTTCTCTTGTGTTGCTGTGGGTGCATGCCGCTGAAgacatccgcctcacagtgcagATGTCGCGGGTAGTGGGTTCAAAGCcaggctctctctctctgggctccctgtgcctgcgtgggcTCTCTCTGTCTACTATGGGTTCCCCTTACTTTCAAGACTTGGTCGCAAAAATGAGAACTCccccataggtgtgaatgtTAGCTGGGATGTTTGCTTTACTGCAGTCTGTCAACCCTGTGATTCGCGGGCGACCCTATCAGGGCGTCCGTCTCTCACTCAAAGTCAGGCGGGAGAGGCTCCAGCACGTCACGAGGAGAAGTGCTAcagaaaatgcaaattgcATGCAATGTTGGACGGATATTGCCTCCTTGTGCGAGAACGCATATTGGGCTGCGTGTGCGGCTTGGGCAGCCACGCCGAAGTGGGCGTACTAGAGCACATAGGTTGACGTTGATTGCCGTACTTCTTCGACGCAGACACCTTGCTAGCAATCCTTTAATTGGACCTTGTTGGGCTAATTGCTGAGCTCATCAATTGCCATTGAATCCAAAACTCCCGAACGGAACAGACTTCAACTACAAAAAGTCAAGACAATTGATCAAACCTTTTTAAGTTTTATCTCGAATGGGATGGGACCACAAGACGTGTAATTCAAATGTCGAATCAAAAACGAGACTTTGAACCtaaacattttggttttcttgtATCGAACGTGTGCATTTAAAATCTTTGGGCATTGTAGTAAATGAATCTGCAGGTGCCAAACCACATACGCACGCAACcattgtatagccctaaattaaatttctcctttttttgcaCAATACCTATAAATTTATCAGgtagcattttttaatgaCTATTAAAAAGACATAAAATCTCTAATATTCTCTGTAAGCAGTTGGTGATTGTATTATAGTTTTGTGGtaaagatgtaaaaaaaattttttttccttcctttgtTAATAGCATTTTATTAATGGCACTTGTAATGTATGGCTGCTTAATTGTGTGACCTTGACACGTTCATTTGTagattt is a genomic window of Syngnathus acus chromosome 15, fSynAcu1.2, whole genome shotgun sequence containing:
- the slc30a6 gene encoding zinc transporter 6 → MHSLQMSTSSAAAPSYHNVADFYPRKLGPKPDVVPSGVTERKVGPLDKPDMVAVDVINVGDHEMPPMHKKKHDTYVLGTIHPFRKTHRSFPGKLLQEFRLVTSDRRSWRIMLFGFLNLLCSACLLVWCSSTNSMALTAYTYLNIFELFSLITCLISSWVSMKKPSQVFSFGFDRLEVLAVFASTVLIQLGALFILKESVERFMEQPEVHTGRLLVGTFVALFFNLLTFMSVRNKPFACVSQAASSSWLQEHVADLSRSLCGVIPGLSNVLLPRMNPFVLINLAGALSLCVTYMLIEINDYKGVDTASAVAIALMTFGTMYPMSVYSGKVLLQTTPSHVIGQLDKLLREVSTLDGVLEVRNEHFWTLGFGSLAGSAHVRIRRDANEQLVLAHVTNRLLPLVSTLTVQIFKDDWTRPLLASLSGPPAGAAAEAYAALTSLPPAPLDSDPLTSTPSKPSGPPPEFAFDTPGRNAQPVLLPASAHRHQHQRAHGLYRGLAYAGAPLGLRMPGLGGGYGLEGADYRNLGSFAHPYRHYTPK